Genomic DNA from Nonomuraea rubra:
TGACAAACGTGTCGTGCGCGGGTGTCTCAGGCATCTCCGCCGCCGCAGCCGCACCCGCCGTCCCCGCCCGCGTCGCCGTCCCCGTCGTCGTCCCCGTCGTCGTCCGCCCTGCCGCGTTCGGGTGCGGGGGCGGGCACGGTCTCGGGCGGGCGCTCGCCCCGGATCACGTACGACTCCAGGCTGCCGTCATGGTCGGGGTGCGCGGCCAGCACCTGCTGGTGGACCGCCTCGCCCAGCAGCGTCCTGTCATCGGCGGGCGTCCTCATCCACTCGATGACCATCAGGAACGCCACGGTGAGCGGCGGCGCGAGCAGCGCCGGCCACCACTGCCCGAGCCGGGGCCACACCGGCTCTCCCGTCAGCAGATCGCCGGCGGTGTCGATCGCGAGCAGGAAGGTGGAGATGTTCGTGCACAGCACCGGGATCACGGTCAGCCCCGACAGGATGAGCGTCCACGACATCCAGCCGGGACGCAGCAGCCCGCGCCGTACGAGCTCGGCCCGCATCCGGGACTCCAGCGGCGGCCAGCCGGGCGCGACCGCGATCTCCCCGCGGGTGGCGCGGCCCGCCCGCGCGGCCAGGAAGTCCAGCA
This window encodes:
- a CDS encoding TIGR04222 domain-containing membrane protein, which encodes MVVIVAAVLALGLVAVVALVLVECLLRWRLRHGTADELRSACELAVFVKGRHSLAHTAITALVRRNAVRESRSGLCTAVAGASAEEPAERLVLDFLAARAGRATRGEIAVAPGWPPLESRMRAELVRRGLLRPGWMSWTLILSGLTVIPVLCTNISTFLLAIDTAGDLLTGEPVWPRLGQWWPALLAPPLTVAFLMVIEWMRTPADDRTLLGEAVHQQVLAAHPDHDGSLESYVIRGERPPETVPAPAPERGRADDDGDDDGDGDAGGDGGCGCGGGDA